A genomic segment from Melanotaenia boesemani isolate fMelBoe1 chromosome 9, fMelBoe1.pri, whole genome shotgun sequence encodes:
- the eml2 gene encoding echinoderm microtubule-associated protein-like 2 isoform X1 — MFMNVGEKGRGDGLKTTRGGLKGGKRSRLKARGAVRKEEITEERRMSERIASCGSLYDSTNLLLQYCNNDDTVSASSNMDMEDRVSHLEQRLQLQEDEIQLLKAALADALRRLGCCEEQSHGHQPGGAHAGRRPLATAGSTPPTKVRQLLQALPSRPLSNGYVQQKRLLSSPSSPKKEVLQSIKRKSMSTERLTLVRREMAAESRSRTTSSSSSSGGKSKSKECTLNAEDGHVRMFLRGRPVTMHIPDQRRESYSLDQKVALPDHKLKLQWVYGYRGRDCRSNLYLLPTGEIVYFNASVVVLYNTEEQQQRHYLGHNDDVKCLSVHPDMVTIATGQVAGNSKDGKLLAPHIRVWDSVSLNTLHVIGTGVFDRAVTCVSFSKSNGGAFLCAVDDANDHILSVWNWQKEKQLADVKCSNDSVLAAVFHPMDTNLIVTCGKSHINFWMLEGNTLTKRQGLFEKHEKPKYVLCVAFAENGDAITGDSSGNIYIWAKGGNRISQVVSGAHEGGIFSVCVLKDGTMVSGGGKDRKVVLWDHNYRKQAEMEVSDLLGPVRALAEGKPGELFVGTTKNAIVRAAFPDTLTPIVQGHTDELWGLDVHPSMEQFVTCSQDRQVHLWDSNTHQPLWTKTIEDPGRSAGFHPSGTVVAVGTMTGRWLVLDTDTRDLVSVHTDGNEIISNVKYSPDGNFLAVASHDNFVYIYAVTENGRKYSRVGKCTGHSSFVTHLDWSTDSRYLVTNSGDYEILFWEASTGKHVTNMDTLRNLEWATSTCTLSFNTFGIWPDGADGTDINAVCRSHDGSLLASADDFGKVHLFSFPCSQPRAPSHEYSGHSSHVTNAAFLHDDSHLISTGGKDTSILQWVVA, encoded by the exons atgtttATGAATGTGGGGGAGAAAGGAAGGGGTGACGGCTTGAAAACGACAAGGGGAGGACTcaaaggaggaaaaaggagCCGTCTGAAAGCCAGAGGAGCTGTACGGAAAGAAGAAATAACAGAGGAGAGAAGGATGTCGGAGAGGATAGCTTCGTGTGGGAGCTTGTATGACAGCACCAACCTGCTGCTACAGTACTGCAACAACG ATGACACTGTGTCGGCCAGCAGTAACATGGACATGGAGGACCGGGTTTCCCACCTGGAGCAgaggctgcagctgcaggagGATGAGATCCAGCTGCTGAAGGCGGCTCTGGCTGATGCTCTGCGCCGACTGGGCTGTTGTGAGGAGCAGAGTCATGGACACCAGCCAGGAGGTGCCCATGCTGGGAGGAGACCTCTGGCCACTGCGGGTTCAACACCACCTACGAAGG TTCGTCAGCTCCTGCAGGCTCTTCCCTCCAGACCTCTGAGTAATGGTTACGTTCAACAAAAAcgtctcctttcctctccatcATCTCCAAAGAAGGAGGTGCTTCAGTCCATAAAGAG AAAGAGTATGTCCACAGAGCGCCTCACTCTGGTGAGAAGAGAGATGGCAGCAGAGAGTCGGAGTCGGACCACCTCATCCAGCAGCTCCTCTGGTGGGAAAAG CAAATCCAAAGAATGCACCCTCAATGCAG AGGACGGCCACGTGAGGATGTTCCTCCGAGGTCGTCCTGTCACCATGCACATCCCTGACCAGCGGAGGGAGAGCTACAGCCTGGACCAGAAGGTGGCGCTGCCAGACCACAAGCTGAAGCTGCAGTGGGT GTACGGCTACCGCGGTCGGGACTGCCGCTCCAACCTCTACCTGCTGCCCACGGGAGAGATTGTGTACTTCAACGCCTCAGTGGTGGTGCTGTACAAcacagaggagcagcagcagagacacTACCTCGGCCACAACGATGATGTGAAATG ccTGAGTGTGCATCCTGACATGGTTACCATAGCAACAGGCCAAGTGGCTGGAAACTCTAAAGATGGAAAG CTGCTGGCTCCTCACATTCGTGTCTGGGACTCTGTGAGCCTCAACACGCTCCATGTGATCGGGACAGGGGTGTTTGACAGAGCCGTCACATGTGTGTCCTTTTCCAAGTCG AATGGTGGTGCCTTCCTCTGTGCTGTGGATGATGCCAACGACCACATCTTATCTGTTTGGAACTGGCAGAAGGAGAAACAGCTAGCTGATGTTAAG TGCTCCAATGACTCTGTGCTGGCCGCCGTGTTTCATCCCATGGACACAAACCTGATTGTCACCTGTGGAAAATCTCACATTAACTTCTGGATGTTGGAGGGCAACACTCTCACCAAGAGACAGGGCCTGTTTGAG AAACACGAGAAACCAAAGTACGTGCTGTGTGTGGCATTTGCGGAGAACGGAGATGCCATCACAGGGGACTCCAGTGGAAACATCTACATCTGGGCCAAAG gtggaaaTCGCATCAGCCAGGTGGTGTCGGGGGCCCACGAAGGAGGAATTTTCTCTGTTTGCGTCCTGAAGGATGGCACCATGGTGTCTGGAGGAGGGAAAGACCGGAAGGTGGTCCTGTGGGACCACAACTACCGAAAACAGGCTGAGATGGAG GTGAGTGACTTGCTGGGTCCCGTCCGAGCTCTGGCCGAAGGTAAACCAGGAGAACTCTTTGTCGGGACCACCAAGAACGCCATCGTTAGAGCCGCCTTTCCTGACACCTTAACCCCCATCGTACag GGTCACACAGATGAGCTGTGGGGTCTGGACGTCCATCCCTCCATGGAGCAGTTTGTTACCTGTTCACAGGACAGACAGGTTCACCTCTGGGACAGCAACACCCACCAGCCCCTCTGGACGAAGACCATCGAG GATCCAGGAAGGTCTGCTGGTTTCCATCCCAGTGGGACTGTTGTGGCGGTGGGCACCATGACTGGAAG gtggtTGGTGCTGGACACCGACACCCGGGATCTTGTTTCTGTGCACACAGATGGCAACGAGATCATTTCCAACGTCAAGTACTCTCCAG ATGGTAACTTCCTGGCTGTTGCTTCCCATGACAACTTTGTTTACATCTACGCTGTGACCGAGAACGGCCGAAAGTACAGCCGCGTGGGGAAATGCACT GGACACTCCAGCTTTGTTACCCATCTGGACTGGTCCACAGACAGTCGGTATCTTGTCACTAACTCAGGAGACTACGAGATCCTCTTCT ggGAAGCGTCCACCGGTAAACATGTGACCAACATGGACACATTGCGCAACCTGGAATGGGCCACTTCCACCTGCACTCTGAGCTTCAACACCTTCG GAATTTGGCCAGATGGAGCCGACGGCACAGACATCAATGCCGTGTGCAGGTCACATGACGGGTCCCTGCTGGCCTCTGCTGATGACTTTGGCAAAGTGCACTTGTTCTCCTTCCCCTGCTCTCAACCAAGG GCTCCGAGTCATGAGTACAGTGGCCacagcagtcatgtgaccaacGCTGCCTTCCTACATGATGACAGTCACCTGATTTCTACCGGTGGGAAAGACACCAGCATCCTCCAGTGGGTAGTTGCCTAG
- the eml2 gene encoding echinoderm microtubule-associated protein-like 2 isoform X3 — translation MKKSSSKSKECTLNAEDGHVRMFLRGRPVTMHIPDQRRESYSLDQKVALPDHKLKLQWVYGYRGRDCRSNLYLLPTGEIVYFNASVVVLYNTEEQQQRHYLGHNDDVKCLSVHPDMVTIATGQVAGNSKDGKLLAPHIRVWDSVSLNTLHVIGTGVFDRAVTCVSFSKSNGGAFLCAVDDANDHILSVWNWQKEKQLADVKCSNDSVLAAVFHPMDTNLIVTCGKSHINFWMLEGNTLTKRQGLFEKHEKPKYVLCVAFAENGDAITGDSSGNIYIWAKGGNRISQVVSGAHEGGIFSVCVLKDGTMVSGGGKDRKVVLWDHNYRKQAEMEVSDLLGPVRALAEGKPGELFVGTTKNAIVRAAFPDTLTPIVQGHTDELWGLDVHPSMEQFVTCSQDRQVHLWDSNTHQPLWTKTIEDPGRSAGFHPSGTVVAVGTMTGRWLVLDTDTRDLVSVHTDGNEIISNVKYSPDGNFLAVASHDNFVYIYAVTENGRKYSRVGKCTGHSSFVTHLDWSTDSRYLVTNSGDYEILFWEASTGKHVTNMDTLRNLEWATSTCTLSFNTFGIWPDGADGTDINAVCRSHDGSLLASADDFGKVHLFSFPCSQPRAPSHEYSGHSSHVTNAAFLHDDSHLISTGGKDTSILQWVVA, via the exons ATGAAGAAATCTTCCAG CAAATCCAAAGAATGCACCCTCAATGCAG AGGACGGCCACGTGAGGATGTTCCTCCGAGGTCGTCCTGTCACCATGCACATCCCTGACCAGCGGAGGGAGAGCTACAGCCTGGACCAGAAGGTGGCGCTGCCAGACCACAAGCTGAAGCTGCAGTGGGT GTACGGCTACCGCGGTCGGGACTGCCGCTCCAACCTCTACCTGCTGCCCACGGGAGAGATTGTGTACTTCAACGCCTCAGTGGTGGTGCTGTACAAcacagaggagcagcagcagagacacTACCTCGGCCACAACGATGATGTGAAATG ccTGAGTGTGCATCCTGACATGGTTACCATAGCAACAGGCCAAGTGGCTGGAAACTCTAAAGATGGAAAG CTGCTGGCTCCTCACATTCGTGTCTGGGACTCTGTGAGCCTCAACACGCTCCATGTGATCGGGACAGGGGTGTTTGACAGAGCCGTCACATGTGTGTCCTTTTCCAAGTCG AATGGTGGTGCCTTCCTCTGTGCTGTGGATGATGCCAACGACCACATCTTATCTGTTTGGAACTGGCAGAAGGAGAAACAGCTAGCTGATGTTAAG TGCTCCAATGACTCTGTGCTGGCCGCCGTGTTTCATCCCATGGACACAAACCTGATTGTCACCTGTGGAAAATCTCACATTAACTTCTGGATGTTGGAGGGCAACACTCTCACCAAGAGACAGGGCCTGTTTGAG AAACACGAGAAACCAAAGTACGTGCTGTGTGTGGCATTTGCGGAGAACGGAGATGCCATCACAGGGGACTCCAGTGGAAACATCTACATCTGGGCCAAAG gtggaaaTCGCATCAGCCAGGTGGTGTCGGGGGCCCACGAAGGAGGAATTTTCTCTGTTTGCGTCCTGAAGGATGGCACCATGGTGTCTGGAGGAGGGAAAGACCGGAAGGTGGTCCTGTGGGACCACAACTACCGAAAACAGGCTGAGATGGAG GTGAGTGACTTGCTGGGTCCCGTCCGAGCTCTGGCCGAAGGTAAACCAGGAGAACTCTTTGTCGGGACCACCAAGAACGCCATCGTTAGAGCCGCCTTTCCTGACACCTTAACCCCCATCGTACag GGTCACACAGATGAGCTGTGGGGTCTGGACGTCCATCCCTCCATGGAGCAGTTTGTTACCTGTTCACAGGACAGACAGGTTCACCTCTGGGACAGCAACACCCACCAGCCCCTCTGGACGAAGACCATCGAG GATCCAGGAAGGTCTGCTGGTTTCCATCCCAGTGGGACTGTTGTGGCGGTGGGCACCATGACTGGAAG gtggtTGGTGCTGGACACCGACACCCGGGATCTTGTTTCTGTGCACACAGATGGCAACGAGATCATTTCCAACGTCAAGTACTCTCCAG ATGGTAACTTCCTGGCTGTTGCTTCCCATGACAACTTTGTTTACATCTACGCTGTGACCGAGAACGGCCGAAAGTACAGCCGCGTGGGGAAATGCACT GGACACTCCAGCTTTGTTACCCATCTGGACTGGTCCACAGACAGTCGGTATCTTGTCACTAACTCAGGAGACTACGAGATCCTCTTCT ggGAAGCGTCCACCGGTAAACATGTGACCAACATGGACACATTGCGCAACCTGGAATGGGCCACTTCCACCTGCACTCTGAGCTTCAACACCTTCG GAATTTGGCCAGATGGAGCCGACGGCACAGACATCAATGCCGTGTGCAGGTCACATGACGGGTCCCTGCTGGCCTCTGCTGATGACTTTGGCAAAGTGCACTTGTTCTCCTTCCCCTGCTCTCAACCAAGG GCTCCGAGTCATGAGTACAGTGGCCacagcagtcatgtgaccaacGCTGCCTTCCTACATGATGACAGTCACCTGATTTCTACCGGTGGGAAAGACACCAGCATCCTCCAGTGGGTAGTTGCCTAG
- the eml2 gene encoding echinoderm microtubule-associated protein-like 2 isoform X2, whose protein sequence is MADDTVSASSNMDMEDRVSHLEQRLQLQEDEIQLLKAALADALRRLGCCEEQSHGHQPGGAHAGRRPLATAGSTPPTKVRQLLQALPSRPLSNGYVQQKRLLSSPSSPKKEVLQSIKRKSMSTERLTLVRREMAAESRSRTTSSSSSSGGKSKSKECTLNAEDGHVRMFLRGRPVTMHIPDQRRESYSLDQKVALPDHKLKLQWVYGYRGRDCRSNLYLLPTGEIVYFNASVVVLYNTEEQQQRHYLGHNDDVKCLSVHPDMVTIATGQVAGNSKDGKLLAPHIRVWDSVSLNTLHVIGTGVFDRAVTCVSFSKSNGGAFLCAVDDANDHILSVWNWQKEKQLADVKCSNDSVLAAVFHPMDTNLIVTCGKSHINFWMLEGNTLTKRQGLFEKHEKPKYVLCVAFAENGDAITGDSSGNIYIWAKGGNRISQVVSGAHEGGIFSVCVLKDGTMVSGGGKDRKVVLWDHNYRKQAEMEVSDLLGPVRALAEGKPGELFVGTTKNAIVRAAFPDTLTPIVQGHTDELWGLDVHPSMEQFVTCSQDRQVHLWDSNTHQPLWTKTIEDPGRSAGFHPSGTVVAVGTMTGRWLVLDTDTRDLVSVHTDGNEIISNVKYSPDGNFLAVASHDNFVYIYAVTENGRKYSRVGKCTGHSSFVTHLDWSTDSRYLVTNSGDYEILFWEASTGKHVTNMDTLRNLEWATSTCTLSFNTFGIWPDGADGTDINAVCRSHDGSLLASADDFGKVHLFSFPCSQPRAPSHEYSGHSSHVTNAAFLHDDSHLISTGGKDTSILQWVVA, encoded by the exons ATGGCAG ATGACACTGTGTCGGCCAGCAGTAACATGGACATGGAGGACCGGGTTTCCCACCTGGAGCAgaggctgcagctgcaggagGATGAGATCCAGCTGCTGAAGGCGGCTCTGGCTGATGCTCTGCGCCGACTGGGCTGTTGTGAGGAGCAGAGTCATGGACACCAGCCAGGAGGTGCCCATGCTGGGAGGAGACCTCTGGCCACTGCGGGTTCAACACCACCTACGAAGG TTCGTCAGCTCCTGCAGGCTCTTCCCTCCAGACCTCTGAGTAATGGTTACGTTCAACAAAAAcgtctcctttcctctccatcATCTCCAAAGAAGGAGGTGCTTCAGTCCATAAAGAG AAAGAGTATGTCCACAGAGCGCCTCACTCTGGTGAGAAGAGAGATGGCAGCAGAGAGTCGGAGTCGGACCACCTCATCCAGCAGCTCCTCTGGTGGGAAAAG CAAATCCAAAGAATGCACCCTCAATGCAG AGGACGGCCACGTGAGGATGTTCCTCCGAGGTCGTCCTGTCACCATGCACATCCCTGACCAGCGGAGGGAGAGCTACAGCCTGGACCAGAAGGTGGCGCTGCCAGACCACAAGCTGAAGCTGCAGTGGGT GTACGGCTACCGCGGTCGGGACTGCCGCTCCAACCTCTACCTGCTGCCCACGGGAGAGATTGTGTACTTCAACGCCTCAGTGGTGGTGCTGTACAAcacagaggagcagcagcagagacacTACCTCGGCCACAACGATGATGTGAAATG ccTGAGTGTGCATCCTGACATGGTTACCATAGCAACAGGCCAAGTGGCTGGAAACTCTAAAGATGGAAAG CTGCTGGCTCCTCACATTCGTGTCTGGGACTCTGTGAGCCTCAACACGCTCCATGTGATCGGGACAGGGGTGTTTGACAGAGCCGTCACATGTGTGTCCTTTTCCAAGTCG AATGGTGGTGCCTTCCTCTGTGCTGTGGATGATGCCAACGACCACATCTTATCTGTTTGGAACTGGCAGAAGGAGAAACAGCTAGCTGATGTTAAG TGCTCCAATGACTCTGTGCTGGCCGCCGTGTTTCATCCCATGGACACAAACCTGATTGTCACCTGTGGAAAATCTCACATTAACTTCTGGATGTTGGAGGGCAACACTCTCACCAAGAGACAGGGCCTGTTTGAG AAACACGAGAAACCAAAGTACGTGCTGTGTGTGGCATTTGCGGAGAACGGAGATGCCATCACAGGGGACTCCAGTGGAAACATCTACATCTGGGCCAAAG gtggaaaTCGCATCAGCCAGGTGGTGTCGGGGGCCCACGAAGGAGGAATTTTCTCTGTTTGCGTCCTGAAGGATGGCACCATGGTGTCTGGAGGAGGGAAAGACCGGAAGGTGGTCCTGTGGGACCACAACTACCGAAAACAGGCTGAGATGGAG GTGAGTGACTTGCTGGGTCCCGTCCGAGCTCTGGCCGAAGGTAAACCAGGAGAACTCTTTGTCGGGACCACCAAGAACGCCATCGTTAGAGCCGCCTTTCCTGACACCTTAACCCCCATCGTACag GGTCACACAGATGAGCTGTGGGGTCTGGACGTCCATCCCTCCATGGAGCAGTTTGTTACCTGTTCACAGGACAGACAGGTTCACCTCTGGGACAGCAACACCCACCAGCCCCTCTGGACGAAGACCATCGAG GATCCAGGAAGGTCTGCTGGTTTCCATCCCAGTGGGACTGTTGTGGCGGTGGGCACCATGACTGGAAG gtggtTGGTGCTGGACACCGACACCCGGGATCTTGTTTCTGTGCACACAGATGGCAACGAGATCATTTCCAACGTCAAGTACTCTCCAG ATGGTAACTTCCTGGCTGTTGCTTCCCATGACAACTTTGTTTACATCTACGCTGTGACCGAGAACGGCCGAAAGTACAGCCGCGTGGGGAAATGCACT GGACACTCCAGCTTTGTTACCCATCTGGACTGGTCCACAGACAGTCGGTATCTTGTCACTAACTCAGGAGACTACGAGATCCTCTTCT ggGAAGCGTCCACCGGTAAACATGTGACCAACATGGACACATTGCGCAACCTGGAATGGGCCACTTCCACCTGCACTCTGAGCTTCAACACCTTCG GAATTTGGCCAGATGGAGCCGACGGCACAGACATCAATGCCGTGTGCAGGTCACATGACGGGTCCCTGCTGGCCTCTGCTGATGACTTTGGCAAAGTGCACTTGTTCTCCTTCCCCTGCTCTCAACCAAGG GCTCCGAGTCATGAGTACAGTGGCCacagcagtcatgtgaccaacGCTGCCTTCCTACATGATGACAGTCACCTGATTTCTACCGGTGGGAAAGACACCAGCATCCTCCAGTGGGTAGTTGCCTAG
- the rhbdd1 gene encoding rhomboid-related protein 4 — protein MQNRQRRSHLGLLLLASQLFQVGLENIPPITLAVLALNVYLYLFPAAPLLQACVSVKQAYWFKEWRRLLLSPFHHVDDWHLYFNMVSFLWKGIRLERRLGGAWFLYLLSVFSVLTGVVYLVLEMLLTELTQDESYSMACAVGFSGVLFALKVLSNHYHPGGVTYVMGLPVSNRYASWVELVLIHITAPGTSFIGHLAGILVGLLYTVGPLKTIMKKCAEFVSSNGYSPHPGANYSSSGYTGYSSTSGRHSGNFQNPPGSTTDQTASYTGGLTEEEQLEAAIRNSLNDRGQTRQRGAPPSYGFNLSEEPTAEEIRWRRMRRFDS, from the exons ATGCAGAACAGACAGAGGAGATCCCATCTGGGCTTGCTGCTCCTGGCTTCCCAGTTGTTTCAGGTGGGCCTGGAAAACATCCCCCCCATCACTCTGGCTGTCCTGGCTCTCAACGTGTACCTTTACCTGTTCCCTGCTGCTCCATTGTTGCAG GCTTGTGTGAGTGTCAAGCAGGCATACTGGTTTAAAGAGTGGCGCCGGCTTCTTCTGTCTCCGTTTCACCATGTGGATGACTGGCATCTGTATTTCAACATGGTGTCCTTCCTCTGGAAAGGCATTAGACTGGAGCGACGGCTGGGAGGAGCCTGGTTCCTTTACCTGCTCTCTGTCTTCTCTGTGCTCACTGGCGTGGTCTATTTGGTGTTGGAGATGTTGCTAACGGAGCTAACTCAGGACGAGTCTTACAGCATGGCGTGTGCTGTCGGCTTCTCAG GTGTCTTGTTTGCTCTGAAGGTGCTCAGTAACCATTACCACCCTGGAGGTGTGACGTATGTGATGGGTCTCCCTGTGTCAAATCGCTACGCTAGCTGGGTGGAGCTGGTGCTGATCCACATAACAGCTCCAGG GACATCTTTTATTGGTCACCTGGCAGGTATCCTGGTGGGTCTGCTCTACACCGTTGGGCCACTGAAAACCATCATGAAGAAATGTGCAG aGTTTGTCTCGTCAAACGGATATAGCCCACATCCTGGTGCAAACTACAGCTCCTCAGGCTATACAG GTTACAGTTCCACTAGTGGACGACACTCAGGAAACTTTCAGAATCCACCAGGCTCCACCACAGATCAGACGGCATCTTACACCGGTGGGCTGACGGAGGAAGAGCAGCTGGAGGCGGCCATCAGAAACAGCCTGAATGACAGAG gacAAACCCGTCAGAGAGGAGCTCCTCCCTCTTATGGCTTCAACCTTTCTGAGGAGCCCACCGCAGAGGAGATCAGGTGGAGGAGAATGAGAAGGTTTGACAGCTGA